A stretch of Castanea sativa cultivar Marrone di Chiusa Pesio chromosome 2, ASM4071231v1 DNA encodes these proteins:
- the LOC142625075 gene encoding protein FAR1-RELATED SEQUENCE 5-like, which yields MEREELYDVLNNSRPSEQELPLEDFGDCFGIRIRTSKKAARSDNVTSRIHVCCSEGRRKTKNALDSGLSRDDENKARRSCSSLRTKWEAMLKVMKNNKLQKWVVKGFDNNHNHGIISPKSVSYLRCHKKMSTAAKSLVEKFGEEGLPTGKVAMMFNVGDQTFTSRDCWNHLRDVRGKNLDAGDASAVLDYCQKQQA from the exons ATGGAACGTGAAGAGTTATATGATGTCCTAAACAATTCGAGACCATCAGAGCAAGAGTTACCGCTTGAAGATTTTGGTGATT gttttggaatccgtaTCCGTACGAGTAAAAAAGCAGCCAGAAGTGATAATGTAACAAGTCGTATTCATGTATGTTGTAGTGAAGGGCGGCgtaaaacaaaaaatgcattAGACAGTGGTTTGAGCAGAGATGATGAAAACAAGGCCCGTAGAAGTTGCTCAAGTCTTAGAACCAAATGGGAAGCAATGCTTAAAGTCATGAAGaataataagttgcagaaatggGTTGTGAAGGGATTTGACAACAACCACAATCATGGTATTATTAGTCCAAAAAGTGTGTCATACCTCCGATGCCACAAAAAAATGTCTACTGCTGCTAAGAGTCTAGTTGAAAAATTTGGTGAAGAAGGTCTTCCAACAGGCAAAGTTGCCATGATGTTCAATGTAGGTGACCAGACATTTACAAGTAGAGATTGTTGGAATCACTTGAGAGATGTTAGGGGAAAAAATCTAGATGCTGGAGATGCCTCAGCTGTCCTTGATTATTGCCAAAAACAACAAGCTTAA
- the LOC142625736 gene encoding uncharacterized protein LOC142625736 yields the protein MEEFHEVAIAYYNNAPRNLQRLAWSFFLALDSDGDGQISYMEYINFLRQCGYGWISSNFFKDLDRNRDGCLGFWEVLTLYYVIKTRGLWCQGCQTCLVGLYFTCVSCFDSGSRTYDLCPSCYKQKKFSHNHTNFMDNHLLLRSKRGLSAGTVNVNLALAPRPAINPPAAVDDDLLQSFQALETGVAAGKANTCIVM from the exons ATGGAAGAATTTCATGAGGTTGCTATAGCTTACTACAACAATGCCCCTAGAAACCTTCAGCGACTAGCATGGAGTTTCTTCCTCGCATTGGACTCGGATGGAGATGGCCAAATCAGCTACATGGAGTACATCAACTTCCTCCGGCAATGCGGCTATGGCTGGATCAGCTCCAACTTCTTCAAGGACCTGGACCGCAACCGAGATGGCTGCCTGGGTTTCTGGGAAGTCCTCACTCTGTACTATGTGATTAAAACCAGGGGCCTTTGGTGCCAAGGGTGTCAAACATGCCTAGTTGGGCTGTATTTTACTTGCGTTTCATGCTTTGACAGTGGCTCCAGGACTTATGATCTTTGTCCTTCATGCTATAAGCAAAAGAAGTTCAGTCACAACCACACCAACTTCATGGATAACCATCTCTTGCTTCGGTCCAAGAGAGGGCTTTCTGCTGGTACTGTAAACGTCAATCTG GCACTCGCTCCACGACCTGCGATTAATCCTCCAGCTGCTGTG GATGATGATTTGCTGCAATCATTTCAAGCATTGGAGACGGGGGTTGCTGCAGGGAAAGCGAACACTTGCATCGTTATGTAA